In the genome of Streptomyces sp. V2I9, one region contains:
- a CDS encoding lysine N(6)-hydroxylase/L-ornithine N(5)-oxygenase family protein has translation MTPGPRTPPLDLLGVGVGPFNLSLAALADGVPGLRTAFHEQRPAFRWHPGLLIEGATLQVPFLADLVSLVEPTSPWSYLNYVKIRRRLFPFYFAERFHIHRSEFDDYLRWASTELPSTRFGHRVDTVAWDAEQGVFAVESTRLGPEGETLTAGLTHTRNLALGVGTSPHVPEALRELVDDPAALVLHSADYLPQRDRLLAARHITVVGSGQSGAEVLLDLLRSRPEGAEGLTWLARTPAFAPMEYSKIGLEQFTPDYTRYFHGLPQATRDRLLPRQWQLYKGVSGDTLGDIHDELYRRSLGGVWPDVTLTPGIEVTGAAGTGEGRVELSVEHGEQETRGRLVTDAVVLATGYRERPVDTLLAALDPYIVRDGAGRPQVDAAQRLVLAPEITGSIFVQNAERHTHGVGAPDLGLAAWRSAVIVNTLTGKEFYPLPERTAFTTFGLGARYGAERASARGPAEERR, from the coding sequence ATGACACCCGGACCGCGTACGCCACCCCTCGACCTGCTGGGGGTGGGGGTGGGACCCTTCAATCTCTCGCTCGCCGCGCTGGCCGACGGCGTACCGGGGCTGCGCACCGCCTTTCATGAACAGCGCCCCGCCTTCCGCTGGCATCCGGGGCTGCTCATCGAGGGCGCGACACTCCAAGTGCCGTTCCTGGCGGACCTGGTGAGCCTCGTCGAGCCCACCAGCCCCTGGTCCTACCTGAATTACGTCAAGATCCGCCGCAGGCTCTTCCCGTTCTACTTCGCCGAGCGCTTCCACATCCACCGCTCGGAGTTCGACGACTATCTGCGCTGGGCCAGCACCGAACTCCCCTCCACCCGCTTCGGCCACCGGGTCGACACCGTGGCCTGGGACGCGGAACAGGGTGTGTTCGCCGTGGAGTCCACCCGGCTGGGGCCCGAGGGTGAGACGCTGACGGCCGGGCTCACCCACACCCGCAACCTCGCGCTCGGCGTCGGGACGTCTCCCCATGTGCCCGAGGCCCTGCGGGAGTTGGTCGATGACCCGGCAGCCCTCGTGCTGCATTCCGCGGACTACCTCCCTCAGCGGGACCGGTTGCTGGCCGCCCGCCACATCACCGTGGTCGGCTCGGGACAGTCGGGCGCCGAAGTCCTGCTGGACCTGCTCCGGTCCCGGCCCGAGGGGGCGGAGGGGCTGACCTGGCTGGCCCGTACGCCGGCCTTCGCGCCCATGGAGTACAGCAAGATCGGCCTGGAACAGTTCACCCCCGACTACACCCGGTATTTCCACGGACTTCCGCAGGCCACGCGGGACCGGTTGCTGCCCCGGCAGTGGCAGCTGTACAAGGGCGTCAGCGGGGACACCCTCGGGGACATCCACGACGAGCTCTACCGGCGCAGTCTCGGCGGCGTCTGGCCCGACGTGACGCTCACCCCCGGCATCGAGGTCACCGGCGCGGCCGGAACGGGGGAGGGGCGCGTGGAACTGAGCGTCGAGCACGGCGAGCAGGAGACGCGCGGCCGGCTCGTCACGGACGCGGTCGTCCTCGCCACCGGCTACCGGGAGCGCCCCGTCGACACGCTGCTCGCCGCGCTCGACCCGTACATCGTCCGTGACGGGGCCGGCCGGCCACAGGTCGACGCGGCCCAACGGCTCGTCCTCGCACCGGAGATCACCGGTTCCATCTTCGTGCAGAACGCCGAGCGGCACACCCACGGCGTCGGCGCACCCGATCTGGGCCTGGCCGCCTGGCGGTCCGCCGTCATCGTCAACACGCTGACGGGCAAGGAGTTCTACCCGCTGCCCGAGCGTACGGCGTTCACCACGTTCGGCCTCGGTGCTCGGTACGGGGCGGAACGGGCCTCCGCGCGAGGTCCGGCCGAGGAGCGGCGGTAG
- a CDS encoding electron transfer flavoprotein subunit alpha/FixB family protein, giving the protein MADVLVLVDHVDGAVRKPTLELLALARRLGDPVAVALGAGAGATAGVLGEHGAVRVLVSEASEFGDYLVVPKVDALVAAFGAVSPVAVLVVSSAEGKEVAARVALRIGSGIITDATDVEAGDGGPVATQAVFAASYTTRSRVSRGVPVITVKPNSAAVEPSAAAGAVEDLAVSFGDAASGTRVTSRTPRESTGRPELTEAAIVVSGGRGVNGAENFPLIEALADSLGAAVGASRAAVDAGWYPHTSQVGQTGKSVSPQLYIASGISGAIQHRAGMQTSKTIVAINKDPEAPIFELVDYGVVGDLFTVVPQLTEEITARKG; this is encoded by the coding sequence ATGGCTGATGTTCTGGTTCTGGTCGATCATGTGGATGGTGCGGTCCGCAAGCCGACGCTGGAGTTGCTGGCGCTGGCGCGGCGGCTGGGTGATCCGGTCGCGGTGGCGTTGGGTGCGGGTGCGGGGGCGACCGCGGGGGTGCTGGGTGAGCACGGTGCGGTGAGGGTGCTGGTCTCGGAGGCTTCCGAGTTCGGTGATTATCTGGTGGTGCCGAAGGTGGACGCGCTGGTGGCGGCGTTCGGGGCGGTGTCGCCGGTGGCGGTGCTGGTGGTGTCCTCGGCGGAGGGCAAGGAGGTCGCGGCGCGTGTGGCGCTGCGGATCGGTTCGGGGATCATCACCGATGCCACCGATGTGGAGGCGGGGGACGGGGGGCCGGTGGCGACGCAGGCGGTGTTCGCGGCGTCGTACACGACGAGGTCGCGTGTGTCGCGGGGTGTTCCGGTGATCACGGTGAAGCCGAACTCGGCTGCGGTCGAGCCGTCCGCCGCGGCGGGTGCGGTGGAGGATCTGGCGGTGTCGTTCGGTGACGCGGCGTCGGGGACGAGGGTGACCTCGCGGACGCCGCGTGAGTCGACGGGGCGTCCGGAGCTGACGGAGGCGGCGATCGTGGTCTCGGGTGGGCGTGGGGTCAACGGTGCGGAGAACTTCCCGCTGATCGAGGCTCTCGCGGACTCGCTGGGGGCGGCGGTGGGCGCTTCGCGTGCCGCGGTGGACGCGGGCTGGTACCCGCACACCTCGCAGGTCGGGCAGACCGGCAAGTCCGTCTCGCCGCAGCTGTACATCGCCTCGGGGATCTCCGGCGCGATCCAGCACCGGGCGGGGATGCAGACCTCGAAGACGATCGTCGCGATCAACAAGGACCCCGAGGCCCCGATCTTCGAGCTCGTCGACTACGGCGTCGTCGGTGACCTCTTCACCGTCGTCCCCCAGCTCACCGAGGAGATCACCGCCCGCAAGGGCTGA
- a CDS encoding electron transfer flavoprotein subunit beta/FixA family protein — translation MSLRIVVCVKYVPDATGDRRFADDLTLDRDDVDGLLSELDEYAVEQALQIADGADDAEITVVTVGPEDAKDALRKALSMGADRAVHVEDDGLHGTDVMGTSLVLAKAVERTGYDLVICGMASTDGVMGVLPALLAERLGVPQVTLLSEVSVDGGVVVGRRDGDTASERLEASLPAVVSVTDQSGEARYPSFKGIMAAKKKPVESLDLDDLGLEADEVGLAGAWTAVESATERPARTAGTIVKDEGEGGRELAGFLAGRKFI, via the coding sequence GTGAGCTTGAGGATCGTTGTCTGTGTGAAGTACGTGCCCGACGCGACCGGTGACCGGCGTTTCGCCGATGACCTGACGCTGGACCGTGATGATGTCGACGGTCTGCTCTCGGAGCTGGACGAGTACGCGGTCGAGCAGGCGTTGCAGATCGCGGACGGGGCGGACGATGCGGAGATCACCGTGGTGACGGTGGGTCCGGAGGATGCCAAGGACGCGTTGCGCAAGGCGTTGTCGATGGGTGCGGACAGGGCGGTTCATGTCGAGGACGACGGTCTGCACGGTACGGACGTGATGGGGACGTCGCTGGTGCTGGCGAAGGCGGTCGAGAGGACCGGTTACGACCTGGTGATCTGCGGGATGGCCTCGACGGACGGGGTGATGGGGGTGCTTCCGGCGCTGCTGGCGGAGCGGCTGGGGGTGCCGCAGGTGACGCTGCTGTCGGAGGTGTCGGTGGACGGTGGTGTGGTGGTCGGGCGGCGTGACGGTGACACGGCGTCCGAGCGGCTGGAGGCGTCGCTGCCGGCGGTGGTGTCGGTGACCGACCAGTCGGGTGAGGCCAGGTATCCGTCGTTCAAGGGGATCATGGCGGCGAAGAAGAAGCCGGTGGAGTCGCTGGATCTGGATGATCTGGGTCTGGAGGCGGACGAGGTGGGTCTGGCGGGTGCGTGGACGGCGGTCGAGTCGGCGACCGAGCGTCCGGCGCGGACGGCGGGCACGATCGTGAAGGACGAGGGTGAGGGCGGCAGGGAGCTGGCCGGGTTCCTCGCGGGCCGGAAGTTCATCTAG
- a CDS encoding TetR family transcriptional regulator — translation MREVLAQAAFQLFLERGFERTTVDDIVARAGVGRRSFFRYFPSKEDAVFPDHERCLAEMTEFLAAVGDDDPVGAVCDAARIVLRMYADNPEFSVQRYRLTREVPGLRTYELSVVRRYEQTLAGHLRSRFGEGGDGALRAEVIAASVVAAHNNGLRLWLRSGGEGDPEAAVDHALSLVREVWGSAAAPASATPFPVSGEGEGEGEVIVMVARKGAPMWRVVQQIEAAVGEG, via the coding sequence ATGCGGGAGGTGCTGGCGCAGGCGGCCTTCCAGCTCTTCCTGGAGCGGGGCTTCGAGCGGACGACCGTGGACGACATCGTGGCGCGGGCCGGGGTGGGCCGTCGTTCGTTCTTCCGGTACTTCCCGTCCAAGGAGGACGCGGTCTTCCCGGACCATGAGCGCTGCCTCGCCGAGATGACCGAGTTCCTGGCCGCCGTGGGGGACGACGACCCGGTCGGGGCGGTGTGCGACGCCGCCCGCATCGTGCTGCGGATGTACGCGGACAACCCCGAGTTCTCCGTGCAGCGCTACCGGCTCACCCGCGAGGTGCCGGGTCTGCGGACGTACGAACTGTCGGTGGTGCGCCGGTACGAGCAGACCCTCGCCGGGCATCTGCGAAGCCGGTTCGGCGAGGGCGGTGACGGGGCGCTGCGGGCCGAGGTGATCGCGGCGTCGGTGGTCGCCGCGCACAACAACGGGTTGCGTCTGTGGCTGCGGTCGGGCGGGGAGGGTGACCCGGAGGCGGCGGTGGACCACGCGCTCTCGCTCGTGCGCGAGGTCTGGGGGAGCGCTGCGGCCCCCGCGTCGGCCACCCCCTTTCCCGTCTCCGGCGAAGGGGAGGGGGAGGGCGAGGTGATCGTGATGGTCGCGCGGAAGGGCGCCCCGATGTGGCGCGTCGTGCAGCAGATCGAGGCCGCCGTCGGCGAGGGCTGA
- a CDS encoding Zn-ribbon domain-containing OB-fold protein, with amino-acid sequence MGTVRKAHEESGLSYHRCRWCGTASFRRLLCPVCASSDLEPERTTGHGVVVRTAVVHRYTDEARNESLVRFPEGFVFRCRVVGAAPHLVTVGARVRPVSGDEPETGAVVLELCEPPARRDWI; translated from the coding sequence ATGGGCACCGTCCGGAAGGCGCACGAGGAGAGCGGCCTCTCCTACCACCGCTGCCGCTGGTGCGGCACCGCCTCCTTCCGGCGGTTGCTGTGCCCGGTGTGCGCGTCGAGTGATCTGGAGCCTGAACGCACCACCGGTCACGGCGTGGTCGTCCGGACCGCCGTGGTCCACCGCTACACCGACGAGGCGCGCAACGAGTCCCTCGTGCGCTTTCCCGAGGGGTTCGTCTTCCGCTGCCGGGTCGTCGGCGCGGCTCCCCATCTGGTGACGGTCGGCGCCCGTGTCCGGCCCGTCTCCGGGGACGAACCGGAGACGGGCGCCGTGGTGCTGGAACTCTGCGAGCCGCCCGCCCGGCGGGACTGGATCTGA
- a CDS encoding type 1 glutamine amidotransferase domain-containing protein: MAKILFVVSGADHWTLADGSAHPTGFWAEEAVTPYRAFTEAGHEVVVATPGGVVPTVDRGSLAPDANGGQEGADAVAAGLEAFEELRRPVALEEVDLDAYDAVFYPGGHGPMEDLAVDPASGRLLAETLASGKPLGVVCHGPAALLAATGPDGVNAFAGYRLTGFTNAEEAGAGFADRAKWLLQDRLVALGADFREGEPWAPYIVTDRNLITGQNPASSAPLADEMLSQLS, encoded by the coding sequence ATGGCAAAGATCCTTTTCGTGGTGTCCGGCGCGGACCACTGGACCCTGGCGGACGGCTCCGCCCACCCCACGGGCTTCTGGGCGGAGGAGGCCGTGACCCCGTACCGGGCGTTCACCGAGGCCGGTCACGAGGTGGTCGTGGCGACGCCTGGCGGGGTCGTCCCGACCGTGGACCGGGGCAGCCTGGCGCCCGACGCCAACGGCGGCCAGGAGGGCGCCGACGCCGTGGCGGCCGGCCTGGAGGCGTTCGAGGAGCTGCGGCGGCCGGTCGCGCTGGAGGAGGTGGACCTCGACGCGTACGACGCCGTCTTCTACCCCGGCGGTCACGGCCCGATGGAGGACCTCGCGGTGGACCCGGCCTCCGGACGGCTGCTCGCCGAGACCCTGGCGTCGGGCAAGCCGCTGGGCGTGGTCTGCCACGGTCCGGCGGCGCTGCTGGCCGCGACCGGCCCGGACGGCGTCAACGCGTTCGCCGGGTACCGGCTCACCGGCTTCACCAACGCCGAAGAGGCCGGCGCGGGCTTCGCGGACCGGGCGAAGTGGCTGCTCCAGGACCGGCTGGTGGCGTTGGGCGCGGACTTCCGGGAAGGCGAGCCGTGGGCCCCGTACATCGTCACCGACCGCAACCTGATCACCGGTCAGAACCCGGCGTCCTCGGCCCCGTTGGCCGATGAGATGCTCAGCCAGCTGAGCTGA
- a CDS encoding inositol monophosphatase family protein yields the protein MIDDFLHGTPGPTGPLAEVEAAVRAAAAAEIMPRHRKLAAHEIIEKSGPHDLVTAADRLAEEHLTAALTALLPGSVVVGEESVHADPAVYDALGGDAPVWIVDPVDGTRQFVRGEAGFCTLVALALHGEVHASWTYAPVLDEMAVAVRGRGATLDGAPLRAGSPAPGAVLEVAMSHPDYTTDAQKRALLGLRTEGIAARPCGSAGLEYLAVARGDLDATAFNWEYAWDHAAGLLLVTEAGGVQSTLSGAPFRIAGGNDLPFTAARDEATARRVLTALRAGG from the coding sequence ATGATCGATGACTTCCTTCACGGGACCCCCGGCCCCACCGGACCGCTCGCCGAGGTCGAGGCCGCCGTGCGCGCCGCGGCGGCGGCCGAGATCATGCCCCGCCACCGGAAACTGGCCGCCCACGAGATCATCGAGAAGAGCGGCCCGCACGACCTGGTCACCGCCGCCGACCGGCTGGCCGAGGAGCACCTCACCGCCGCCCTCACCGCACTGCTGCCCGGTTCGGTCGTCGTCGGGGAGGAGTCCGTGCACGCCGATCCGGCGGTCTACGACGCCCTCGGCGGCGACGCCCCGGTCTGGATCGTGGACCCGGTCGACGGCACCCGTCAGTTCGTGCGGGGCGAGGCCGGCTTCTGCACCCTCGTCGCCCTCGCCCTGCACGGAGAGGTCCACGCCTCCTGGACCTACGCACCGGTCCTGGACGAGATGGCCGTGGCCGTACGCGGCCGGGGCGCCACGCTCGACGGAGCGCCGCTACGGGCCGGGTCGCCCGCCCCCGGAGCCGTCCTGGAGGTGGCGATGTCGCACCCCGACTACACCACCGACGCCCAGAAGCGGGCCCTGCTCGGCCTGCGCACCGAGGGCATCGCGGCCCGCCCCTGCGGCTCGGCTGGGCTGGAGTACCTGGCGGTGGCCCGCGGCGACCTGGACGCCACCGCCTTCAACTGGGAGTACGCCTGGGACCACGCCGCCGGACTGCTCCTGGTCACCGAGGCGGGCGGCGTCCAGTCCACCCTCTCCGGTGCTCCGTTCCGGATCGCGGGCGGCAACGACCTGCCGTTCACGGCCGCCCGCGACGAGGCGACCGCCCGGCGCGTCCTGACCGCCCTGCGCGCGGGCGGCTGA
- a CDS encoding NAD(P)/FAD-dependent oxidoreductase, which yields MTSMLDAVVVGAGPNGLTAAAELARRGLAVEVHEAHDSVGGGASTEELTLPGFRHDPCSAVHPLGIGSPAFRAMPLARHGLEWLHPEVDLAHPFPDGTAATLTRSVGESAMSLGAVDAGAYRRLMAPFLGRWDTLAADFLRTPWDGLPRDPYRLARFGLLGLQPATWVSRRFRGAKARGLFAGLAAHAIAPTSGFATSAIALVFALAAHENGWPVPRGGSQAISDALAALLREHGGTIRTGSEVKRLDELPPARAYIFDTSPSALARIAGLGSAYRGYRYGASAFKIDYALSGPVPWTAEAARRAGTVHIGPTAGAIDTALRAAVEGRDPDKPFLITAQPSLTDPTRAPEGRHVFWVYGHVPAGWEGDATEVIERQLERFAPGFRDLVLARALAGPPRLAARNANYVGGDIACGAFAGLQTLIRPKLARVPYATAHPAVFLCSSATPPGPGVHGMSGHHAAKAVWRQLRASS from the coding sequence GTGACCTCGATGCTCGACGCGGTGGTCGTGGGGGCCGGGCCCAACGGGCTGACCGCCGCCGCCGAACTGGCCCGCCGTGGACTCGCCGTGGAGGTGCACGAGGCGCACGACAGCGTCGGGGGAGGGGCCAGCACCGAAGAGCTGACGCTGCCGGGCTTCCGGCACGACCCCTGCTCCGCCGTGCACCCCCTCGGCATCGGCTCGCCCGCGTTCCGGGCGATGCCCCTGGCCCGGCACGGACTCGAGTGGCTGCACCCCGAGGTCGATCTCGCCCACCCCTTCCCGGACGGGACGGCCGCCACGCTCACCCGCTCCGTCGGCGAGAGCGCCATGTCGCTGGGGGCCGTGGACGCCGGAGCGTACCGCCGCCTCATGGCGCCCTTCCTCGGCCGCTGGGACACCCTGGCCGCCGACTTCCTGCGCACCCCCTGGGACGGGCTGCCCCGCGACCCCTACCGACTGGCCCGCTTCGGACTGCTCGGCCTCCAGCCCGCCACCTGGGTCTCCCGGCGCTTCCGGGGCGCGAAGGCCCGCGGCCTCTTCGCCGGGCTCGCCGCCCACGCCATAGCGCCCACCAGCGGCTTCGCCACCTCGGCGATCGCCCTCGTCTTCGCGCTCGCCGCCCACGAGAACGGCTGGCCGGTGCCGCGCGGCGGCTCCCAGGCCATCTCCGACGCCCTCGCCGCCCTGCTCCGCGAACACGGCGGCACGATCCGCACCGGCAGCGAGGTCAAGCGACTGGACGAACTCCCGCCCGCGCGCGCCTACATCTTCGACACCTCGCCCTCGGCCCTGGCCCGGATCGCCGGCCTCGGCAGCGCCTACCGGGGCTACCGCTACGGGGCCTCCGCCTTCAAGATCGACTACGCGCTCTCCGGTCCCGTCCCCTGGACCGCGGAGGCGGCACGCCGCGCCGGCACCGTCCACATCGGGCCCACCGCCGGAGCCATCGACACCGCCCTGCGCGCCGCGGTCGAGGGCCGTGACCCGGACAAGCCCTTCCTCATCACCGCCCAGCCCAGCCTCACCGACCCCACCCGCGCTCCCGAAGGACGCCATGTCTTCTGGGTGTACGGACATGTCCCGGCGGGCTGGGAGGGCGACGCCACCGAGGTCATCGAACGCCAACTGGAGCGCTTCGCCCCCGGGTTCCGTGATCTGGTGCTGGCCCGCGCGCTCGCGGGGCCGCCCCGACTCGCCGCGCGCAACGCCAACTACGTCGGCGGCGACATCGCGTGCGGGGCCTTCGCCGGCCTGCAGACCCTGATCCGCCCGAAGCTCGCCCGCGTCCCGTACGCCACCGCACACCCCGCCGTGTTCCTCTGCTCCTCGGCCACCCCGCCGGGCCCCGGCGTGCACGGAATGTCCGGCCATCACGCCGCCAAGGCCGTATGGAGACAGCTGCGGGCCTCTTCCTGA
- a CDS encoding threonine/serine exporter ThrE family protein, giving the protein MSSHTSVPSDDSSSTDGSSSSDATALPDASRARDRARVGRPAGDGTFLGRRRARREQLSRLRDNESTLLDRLYGTEFEGYTFPEPRDVGERTAVACMRFALRHGRELFLAGAETRAIESAIVAVTARWEMDCMTVDVTSRTIQAQYAPPGAHTLTMMMVTGSEDSRDLRQLDDLSALTHRVLDKGLRPLEAEHELTRIISRKGFWPWWTTVLGGALLAAMLCVLASGTPQAAALSPVVFLVGNRFGWALGAGGLPSFYVTALQTASVIGLTILLADAHLLTGGEAASVAAANMVLLLPILSLVSLAEDAISGFRAMAAGRLISVGMFLGAMVGGIALVGFLLRDADVDARNTAFRALPLVLSLVTSAIGALGNAIFMGGPPRLLPWVMGAGVLAGLVNGVLHQELGQPTPMAALGAAAVLGAAAGALAPSLHIPSRSLVVPGIAGALLPGPDVYRSLLQYGLHVPGAGGYAVQAFVTTAAIGVGTVLGSQLGGAAQRRWAPAL; this is encoded by the coding sequence GTGTCCTCGCACACGTCGGTTCCCTCGGACGACTCCTCGTCCACGGATGGTTCCTCGTCCTCGGACGCCACCGCGCTCCCGGACGCCTCGCGGGCCCGGGACCGGGCGCGGGTCGGCCGGCCGGCCGGCGACGGCACGTTCCTCGGCAGACGCCGGGCGCGGCGGGAGCAGTTGTCCCGGTTGCGGGACAACGAATCGACTCTGCTGGACCGGCTCTACGGAACGGAGTTCGAGGGGTACACGTTCCCCGAACCGCGCGACGTGGGCGAGAGGACGGCCGTCGCCTGTATGCGGTTCGCCCTGCGCCACGGGCGGGAGCTGTTCCTCGCCGGGGCGGAGACGCGGGCCATCGAGTCGGCGATCGTCGCGGTCACCGCACGCTGGGAGATGGACTGCATGACGGTCGACGTCACCTCGCGGACCATCCAGGCCCAGTACGCGCCGCCGGGCGCCCATACGCTCACCATGATGATGGTGACGGGGTCGGAGGACAGCCGGGATCTGCGGCAGCTCGACGATCTGAGCGCTCTGACGCACCGGGTGCTGGACAAGGGCCTGCGACCGCTCGAAGCCGAGCACGAGCTGACCCGGATCATCTCGCGCAAGGGTTTCTGGCCCTGGTGGACCACCGTGCTGGGAGGCGCGCTCCTGGCGGCCATGCTGTGCGTGCTCGCGTCCGGCACCCCGCAGGCCGCGGCCCTCTCCCCCGTGGTGTTCCTGGTGGGCAACCGGTTCGGTTGGGCGCTGGGGGCGGGCGGCCTGCCCTCGTTCTACGTCACCGCCCTCCAGACCGCCTCGGTGATCGGGCTGACGATTCTCCTGGCGGACGCGCACCTTCTGACCGGCGGCGAGGCGGCCAGCGTCGCGGCGGCCAACATGGTGCTGCTGCTGCCGATCCTGTCCCTGGTGAGCCTCGCGGAGGACGCCATCTCCGGGTTCCGCGCGATGGCGGCCGGGCGGCTGATCAGCGTGGGCATGTTCCTGGGGGCGATGGTCGGCGGGATCGCCCTGGTCGGCTTCCTGCTGCGGGACGCCGACGTGGACGCCCGTAACACCGCTTTCCGCGCACTGCCGTTGGTGCTGTCCCTGGTGACATCGGCCATCGGGGCACTGGGCAACGCGATCTTCATGGGCGGCCCGCCCCGGCTGCTGCCGTGGGTGATGGGCGCGGGGGTGCTCGCCGGTCTGGTCAACGGCGTCCTGCACCAGGAGCTGGGGCAGCCCACCCCGATGGCGGCCCTGGGCGCGGCCGCGGTCCTGGGCGCGGCGGCCGGGGCATTGGCGCCGTCCCTGCACATTCCGTCGCGCTCCCTGGTGGTGCCCGGCATCGCGGGGGCCCTGCTGCCGGGGCCCGACGTCTACCGCAGCCTGCTCCAGTACGGGCTGCACGTGCCCGGAGCGGGCGGCTACGCGGTGCAGGCCTTCGTCACCACGGCCGCGATCGGCGTCGGGACCGTGCTCGGCAGCCAGTTGGGCGGAGCGGCGCAACGGCGCTGGGCACCCGCACTGTGA
- a CDS encoding O-acetyl-ADP-ribose deacetylase, producing the protein MSTSVSPAVRLVRGDITDQSVDVIVNAANSSLLGGGGVDGAIHRRGGPDILAACRELRASRYGKGLPTGQAVATTAGRLDARWIVHTVGPVFSGVQDRSALLVSCYRASLRLAAELGATSIAFPAISTGIYGWPMDDGARIAVRTVLAETVEPVEEVRFVLFDAHAYVEFEEVLAMRA; encoded by the coding sequence ATGAGCACCTCTGTCTCGCCCGCCGTACGTCTGGTCCGCGGCGACATCACCGACCAGTCCGTCGACGTCATCGTCAACGCGGCGAACTCCTCGCTGCTCGGCGGCGGCGGAGTCGACGGCGCCATCCACCGGCGCGGAGGCCCCGACATCCTCGCCGCCTGCCGCGAACTGCGCGCCTCGCGGTACGGCAAGGGCCTGCCCACCGGGCAGGCCGTGGCGACCACCGCCGGACGGCTCGACGCGCGGTGGATCGTGCACACGGTCGGCCCGGTGTTCTCGGGCGTCCAGGACCGTTCCGCCCTGCTCGTCTCCTGCTATCGCGCATCCCTGCGGCTGGCAGCCGAGTTGGGGGCCACGTCCATCGCCTTCCCGGCGATCTCCACCGGCATCTACGGCTGGCCCATGGACGACGGGGCGCGGATCGCGGTGCGCACGGTCCTGGCGGAAACGGTGGAACCGGTCGAGGAGGTGCGCTTCGTGCTCTTCGACGCGCACGCGTACGTGGAGTTCGAGGAAGTCCTCGCGATGCGCGCCTGA